From one Candidatus Binataceae bacterium genomic stretch:
- the treS gene encoding maltose alpha-D-glucosyltransferase, whose product MPLEHETENGAKRDPLWYKDAVFYELRVRSFYDSNGDGVGDFPGLAKKLDYLQALGVTTLWLLPFYPSPMRDDGYDIANYTDVNPECGTLSDFKLFLREAHQRGLKVVTELVLNHTSERHEWFQRARQSPVGSAHRDYYIWSDTPERYKEARIIFQDFEGSNWSWDRVAKAYYFHRFYSHQPDLNYDNPAVRREILRVVSFWLSLGVDGLRLDAVPYLYKREGTGCENLPETHSFLRELRHYVDANFADRMLLAEANQWPESAVAYLAEGKECHMAFHFPLMPRMFMSVRMEDRYPFTDIWAQTPEIDPSCQWALFLRNHDELTLEMVTDEERDYMYKAYAQESRMRINLGIRRRLAPLLGNNRRTIELHNALLFSLPGTPVIYYGDEIGMGDNVYLGDRDGVRTPMQWAADRNAGFSSANPQQLILPIIIDYEYHYQTINVEAQDANRHSLLWWMRRLIALRKQFKAFGRGSIEFLNPENSHILAFLRSYQEERILVVANLSRFVQYVELDMSKFKDITPVELFGRTSFPKIGELPYLLTLGPHTFFWFSLESPKHAPEERADYQPPRVEAGASFDAMLRRGARETIARAMPDYLPHCRWFRAKTRSIKTVTVIETFPMSEAPHAPQLGVLNVDYFNGDPERYLLPLAIAAGDRARDVKSRAPERVIAEVTGAGSNGDQAGVVYDASIDPEFGTALLDMITHHRHHHGVTGELLAHSTHALSELRGDAALEPRALKVEQSNTSIAYGDRLILKLFRRLESGLNPDLEITRFLTSHGLFSHVPPLAGWLEYRFGRGEPEAVGVLQGFVPNKGDAWQFSLDELAHYLETAATKPALAQLPATNALDLLAREEADPLAVELLGAYLDAARLLGHRVGELHLALASNQSEPEFAPEPFSAFFQRSTYQSMRNLLTQAIRVVNRRRAFIPKELARQTQIVINREAEIVSRFDAFLRCRTSVVRMRCHGDLHLGQVLYTGKDFVIIDFEGEPARELSERRRKRSALQDVAGVLRSFDYAAMSATIQQLNAGSLGEMNLQTAEPWAKFWQAWASWAFLRGYLETTAKAPFVPQNPAELKTMLEAFTMEKAIYELNYELNNRPEWLVIPLSGIASILGPAPGEAHA is encoded by the coding sequence ATGCCCTTAGAGCACGAAACCGAAAATGGCGCAAAGCGCGACCCGCTCTGGTACAAAGATGCGGTTTTCTATGAACTGCGCGTGCGCTCGTTTTACGACAGCAATGGCGACGGGGTCGGAGATTTTCCCGGACTAGCAAAGAAACTTGATTACCTCCAGGCCCTGGGAGTTACTACGCTCTGGCTATTGCCCTTTTACCCCTCGCCGATGCGGGACGATGGATACGACATTGCGAACTATACAGATGTCAATCCGGAGTGCGGCACCCTCTCGGACTTCAAGTTGTTTCTGCGCGAGGCCCATCAGCGAGGCCTCAAAGTAGTCACCGAACTGGTGCTGAACCATACCTCCGAGCGACACGAGTGGTTCCAGCGCGCGCGCCAGTCACCGGTCGGTAGCGCGCACCGCGACTACTACATCTGGAGCGATACGCCCGAGCGCTACAAGGAGGCCCGCATTATTTTTCAGGACTTTGAGGGGTCCAACTGGTCCTGGGATCGCGTGGCCAAGGCGTACTACTTCCATCGTTTCTACTCACATCAGCCCGATCTCAACTACGACAATCCAGCGGTGCGCCGCGAGATCTTGCGGGTGGTTTCGTTCTGGCTGAGTCTGGGAGTTGATGGCCTGCGGCTTGACGCGGTCCCCTATCTCTACAAACGGGAAGGAACCGGCTGCGAGAACCTGCCCGAGACTCACTCGTTCCTGCGCGAATTGAGGCACTATGTAGACGCCAATTTCGCCGACCGCATGCTGCTCGCCGAAGCCAATCAGTGGCCGGAAAGCGCGGTCGCCTACCTGGCGGAAGGCAAAGAATGCCACATGGCATTCCATTTTCCGCTCATGCCGCGAATGTTCATGTCAGTGCGCATGGAGGATCGGTATCCGTTTACCGACATCTGGGCCCAGACCCCCGAGATTGATCCCTCGTGCCAGTGGGCACTGTTTCTTCGCAATCACGACGAGTTGACGCTCGAGATGGTCACCGACGAGGAGCGCGACTATATGTACAAGGCGTATGCGCAGGAATCGCGCATGCGCATAAACCTGGGTATCCGCCGCCGTCTGGCGCCGCTTTTGGGGAACAATCGCCGGACCATCGAGCTACACAACGCTCTGCTCTTTTCGCTCCCGGGGACGCCGGTCATCTACTACGGCGACGAGATCGGAATGGGCGACAACGTCTACCTCGGCGATCGCGACGGAGTCCGCACCCCGATGCAATGGGCGGCGGATCGTAACGCCGGGTTCTCCAGCGCCAACCCGCAGCAACTGATCCTGCCCATAATCATCGACTACGAGTACCACTATCAGACCATCAACGTCGAAGCGCAGGACGCCAACCGCCACTCGCTGTTGTGGTGGATGCGGCGCCTGATCGCGTTACGCAAACAATTCAAGGCGTTCGGACGCGGCTCCATCGAATTCCTCAATCCGGAGAATTCCCATATTCTCGCCTTCCTCCGCAGCTACCAGGAAGAACGCATCCTGGTGGTTGCAAACCTTTCGCGCTTTGTTCAGTACGTCGAACTCGACATGTCCAAGTTCAAAGACATAACGCCGGTGGAGCTGTTTGGGCGTACAAGCTTCCCGAAAATCGGCGAACTGCCCTATCTGCTGACCCTGGGACCGCACACGTTTTTCTGGTTTTCCCTTGAATCGCCCAAGCATGCCCCCGAGGAGCGCGCGGACTACCAGCCGCCGCGGGTTGAAGCCGGTGCTAGCTTTGACGCCATGTTGCGAAGAGGCGCGCGCGAAACCATCGCGCGCGCCATGCCGGACTACCTGCCTCACTGCCGCTGGTTTCGAGCCAAGACTCGCTCGATCAAAACGGTAACGGTGATAGAAACCTTTCCCATGTCGGAAGCGCCGCACGCTCCCCAACTCGGCGTGCTGAATGTCGACTACTTCAATGGTGACCCCGAAAGGTACTTGCTCCCGCTCGCGATAGCGGCGGGCGATCGTGCGCGGGACGTGAAATCGCGGGCCCCCGAGCGGGTGATTGCGGAGGTCACCGGCGCCGGCAGCAACGGAGACCAGGCGGGGGTCGTGTACGACGCCTCGATCGATCCGGAATTTGGAACGGCGCTGCTGGATATGATCACCCATCATCGACACCACCACGGCGTCACCGGCGAGCTGTTGGCACACTCAACGCATGCGCTGTCGGAACTTCGAGGCGACGCCGCCCTTGAACCGCGGGCGCTCAAAGTCGAGCAAAGCAATACCTCGATTGCCTATGGCGACCGCCTCATTTTGAAACTTTTCCGGAGGCTCGAAAGTGGCTTGAATCCGGATCTCGAGATCACGCGCTTTCTGACTTCCCACGGTCTCTTTTCGCACGTGCCGCCGTTGGCGGGATGGCTCGAGTATCGCTTTGGACGCGGCGAGCCAGAAGCGGTCGGAGTGTTGCAAGGCTTCGTACCCAACAAGGGAGACGCCTGGCAGTTCTCGCTGGACGAACTCGCGCACTACCTGGAGACTGCCGCGACCAAACCGGCGTTGGCCCAATTGCCCGCGACTAACGCGCTCGATCTGCTCGCGCGCGAGGAAGCGGACCCGCTCGCGGTTGAATTGCTGGGTGCCTACCTGGATGCGGCGCGGCTTCTGGGCCACCGGGTTGGCGAACTTCATCTCGCGCTGGCTTCCAACCAGAGTGAGCCCGAGTTTGCGCCGGAGCCCTTCTCCGCCTTCTTTCAACGGTCAACCTACCAGTCGATGCGTAATCTGCTGACGCAGGCGATTCGGGTAGTGAACCGTCGGCGCGCGTTCATCCCAAAGGAGCTGGCGCGGCAAACTCAGATAGTCATCAATCGAGAGGCCGAAATCGTATCGCGCTTCGACGCCTTCCTGCGCTGCCGAACTTCGGTGGTCCGCATGCGATGCCACGGCGATCTGCATCTCGGCCAGGTTCTGTACACCGGCAAGGACTTCGTAATCATCGATTTCGAAGGCGAGCCGGCACGCGAGTTGAGCGAACGGCGTCGCAAACGTTCCGCGCTGCAGGACGTGGCGGGGGTGTTGCGCTCGTTCGACTACGCGGCCATGAGCGCGACGATTCAGCAACTCAACGCGGGGTCATTGGGCGAGATGAACCTGCAGACCGCGGAGCCCTGGGCAAAGTTTTGGCAGGCGTGGGCTTCGTGGGCCTTCCTACGCGGCTATCTGGAAACGACAGCGAAAGCACCCTTTGTTCCCCAAAATCCCGCTGAGCTCAAAACCATGCTGGAAGCATTCACCATGGAAAAAGCCATTTACGAGCTTAACTACGAGCTGAACAATCGCCCCGAGTGGCTGGTGATCCCTCTGAGCGGAATCGCCTCGATACTCGGTCCGGCACCGGGAGAAGCGCACGCGTAA